The DNA region ggggatattttgggggatatttcGGGACATTTTGGGGATATTTCGGGGGATATTTCAGGACATTTTcgggatattttggggaatatttggggatattttgggggatattttaGGGGATATTTCGGGACATTTCGGCGCCGTTTAACCCTTTCCCCCCcgcagctgtggctgtgccagggcccgGGCTCCCCCTGGgctccccccgcgcccccccccTTGGAGGCCGAGGACGCCGtggaggaggtgggggaggggccgggggagccgcccctcccccccggggctgagacccccccccagccccgggagccccccggggacccctccccctcccccagctTTGAGTACACCCTGTTCGAGCCCGGCTCCGCCCTGCtccgcccctccccccgcggccccgccccctaCGCCAACCTCGCCCCTCCCCCCAAGGCCGCCGAGGGGGCGGGGCAAGGACCGCATTACGTCATCTGCTCCTGATGGCGGCGGGTGACGTCACGCGGGGAAGAAAGGGGGCGTGTGACGTCACCGGGGAAAGCTGGGTTAGTGACGTCACACGCAGCAACACAGTGACGTCACGCGGAGAAAGGGGCGTGTGACGTCAGCGGGGGGAAAGATGGATTAGTGACGTCACGCACAGCGACAATGAGGTCATCGCGGAGGGGACGCGACGCGGTGACGTCACGCGGAAGGACAATGACGTAATCACAGAAGGGACGCGTCGCTGTGACGTCACGCGACGCAGACCGGTGACGTCACGTGAGAAGGGACGCAGCGCGGTGACGTCACGCCGAAGGCGCGGATGATGTCATGGAAGGGACGCGATGACGTCACACGGACGGGACCAGTGACGTCAGCGCCGAGGGAACGCGTCCCGGCGATGTCACGTGGATGGGACAGGTGACGTCACACAGAGCGATGACGTCAGTGCGGAACGGACATGACGTCATTGTGACGTCATCACCCGGGGCGCGGGGACAcggagggagggggaggggacgGCCGGGGAGATCGAATTTCGCctgctttgggtttttaatGATTTTGTACAATAAAAGCGACGCTGGGCCACAGCCCACGCCcccactggggacactgggatggactggggacactgggacgggcactggggacactgggatggactggggacactgggatggactgggacgggcactggggacactgggatggactgggacgggcactggggacactgggacgggcactggggacactgggatggactggggacactgggatggactgggacgggcactggggacactgtggggacactggggacactgggacagactgggagggacactggggacaacGGGGGATAACTGGGAGGGCagtgggggacactgggagggactggggacacactggggacactgggagcactgggacaggagcctggggacactgggaggacactgggaaggcactgggagcactgggacaggagcctggggacactgtggggagactggggacactgggagggcactgggggggcactgggagcactgggacaggagcctggggacactgtggggacactgtggggacactgtggggacactggggacactgggagggcactgggagcactgggacaggagcctggggacactttggggacactggggacactgggagggcactgggagcactgggacaggagcctggggacactttggggacactggggacactgggagggcactgggagggcactgggagcactgggacaggagcctggggacactttggggacattggggccCTGGAGGGGTGGCACAGGCGGGCtgggcggggggggaggggctgatAACGCTTATCAGGAGCCCCCAGACGGGCCcgggtggggacacctggcaccgtgtcactgtcacccctccCGGCaccgtgtcactgtcacccctccCGGCaccgtgtcactgtcacccctccCCGGCaccgtgtcactgtcacccctccCGGCaccgtgtcactgtcacccctccCCGGCaccgtgtcactgtcacccctccccagctccgtgtcactgtcacccctccCGGCaccgtgtcactgtcacccctccCAGCTCCGTGTCACCCGCCACGTCCCTGGCACCCGCGGGGGGGTGGTGACATCGGATCCATGTCCCTGTGGGGGTGGTGGCACCGGGTCCGTGTCCCCATCGTGTCCGTGTCCCCATCGTGTCCGTGTCCCCGTCGGGGGGTGGTGACATCGTGTCCGTGTCCCCGTGGGGTGGTGGCACCGTGTCCGTGTCCCCATCGTGTCCGTGTCCCCGTCGGGGGGTGGTGACATCGTGTCCGTGTCCCCGTGGGGTGGTGGCACCGTGTCCGTGTCCCCATCGGGTCCATGTCCCCGCGGGGGGGTGGTGACATCGTGTCCGTGTCCCCATCGGGTCCGTGTCCCCATCGGGTCCGTGTCACTCCCACTCCTCCTCGGAGCCGCTGTCCCCTCCGCTGTcgccagggctgtccccagggctgtccccagggctgtccccagcgctgtccccagggctgtcccctccgCTGTCCCCGAGGCGCAGCCGCCACCTCCTCCCGGCTGTCCCGGGGCAGCGCAGCGTCACCCGCGCGTGTCCGGGGCTGTCCCCGCGGGCCGGCCGCAGGTGACACCGCGCCGGGAAGAAGCGGAGCAGCGTCCCCAGGACGtgcgggccgggcgggggcagGCGCAGGGCGGCCACCAGCTGCGGGGGGACCcgcgggggacagcgggggacgcggcacagctgcagcagcagcgcggccaggcgggcgggggcggccggggacccccccaggtAACGCTCCAGCCCGTCCAGGAGCAGCAGCGCCGGGGGGTGAGGGGACAGCGACAGATGCCACACCAGCTCGCGACACAGCGACGAGCGGCTGCAGGGGTAGCGCAGCTCCAGGCGCTgcggcggggacacggggacagcggggggacagcgggggacagtgggggacaCGGGGAACAGTGGGGGTACagcgggggacacggggatagAGGGAGGACagcgggggacacggggacagcggggggacagcgggggacacggggacagtgggggacagtgggggacagtgggggacacggggacagtggGGGACAGTGGAGGACagcgggggacacggggacagcgggggacagggggggacacggggacagcggggggacagcgggggacacgggg from Poecile atricapillus isolate bPoeAtr1 unplaced genomic scaffold, bPoeAtr1.hap1 scaffold_378, whole genome shotgun sequence includes:
- the LOC131574541 gene encoding ATPase SWSAP1-like, with amino-acid sequence MAAALERALGPAAPGEGSEAALPPLPVLVLGPAGSGRTSLLLRAALAGGADGPRALFLAPSAIPRLPGGAATDPRALQRLELRYPCSRSSLCRELVWHLSLSPHPPALLLLDGLERYLGGSPAAPARLAALLLQLCRVPRCPPRVPPQLVAALRLPPPGPHVLGTLLRFFPARCHLRPARGDSPGHARVTLRCPGTAGRRWRLRLGDSGGDSPGDSAGDSPGDSPGDSPGDSGGDSGSEEEWE